GCAGATTTTAGAACAGCAGTGGGCCCATTTCTATCAGCTCCTTGCACTGGAGAAATTCCTTCCGAAACCGGTTTCATTGCAAGCCTTCCATCTGGTGTTGCCCCGATTACACTTCCGAAATAAACATGACAAGTTGTTGGAAGAAGATTAATTCTATAATGCCCACCTTTTGTATTGGGTCTTCCATCAATAGCATTAAAATAAATTTCAAAAACTTCTTTAAGAATTTCATCAGCATAATGATCATCATTTCCATACTTAGGAGTTTCATCCCAAATAGCTTTTCTGATTTTATCAAATCCCTTAAAATTATATTTCATTGCCTCTAAAAGTTCATTTAGAGTGAATTTCTTTTGATCATAAACATTATATTTTATTGAGGAAAGCGAATCGGTTATCGTCCCCATCCCAACACCTTGAATGTAAGAAGTATTATAACGTGCTCCTCCTTCATTGTAATCCCTACCATTTAAGATACAATCATCAACTAAAACCGATAAAAATGGTGCTGGAAGATATTGAGCCCAAAGTCTTTCAATTATTAAATTCCCTTTTATTTTGATGTTAACAAAGTGCATTAATTGTTTTTTAAATACATCTATTAAATCATTATAATTATTAAAGTTAGTTGAATTATCTGAGATAATACCAATTGTTTTGCCAGTTCGGATGTCTAGCCCATTGTTAAGACTAATTTCTAATACTTTTGGAATATTAAAATATCCGGTGAGGATATAACTTTCTTTACCAAAAGCACCGGTTTCCACACAACCACTTGCTCCGCCATTTCTTGCATCAACAAGTGATTTACCAACACGAAGCATTTCCTGAATTAAAGCCTCGGTATTAAAAATTGAAGGCTGACCAAATCCAGTTTTTGTGATATTTAAAGTTCTTCTTAAAAATTGATCCGGGTTTTTCTTACTCACTTGTACCATAGAACTCGGTTGCAGCAGACGCATCTCTTCAATTACATCAAGAATAAGATAAGTTAACTCATTCACACCATCCTCGCCATAAGGTGTAACCCCGCCAAGATTTATTAAACAGAAATCTGTGTAAGTATTACTTTCTTGTGCTGTAACTCCAACCTTTGGTGGAGCTGGCTGATTATGAAATTTTATCCAGAAAGATTCAAGTAGTTCTTTAGCCTGATCTTTATTTAGTAAACCACTTTCAATATCTCTTTTATAAAATGGGTATAAATGTTGATCAATTCTACCAGGATTAAATGAATCCCACGTATTTAATTCGCTTATTACGCCAATGTGAACAAACCAATAGTATTGCAACGCTTCCCAGAAAGTATTTGGAGCATTTTCTGGAACACGGTTACAAATACCTGAAAGTGTTTCAAGCTCATTTTTTCTTTCAAAATCTTTTTCTTTAACAGCTAAATCAATTAAATAATTAGAATATCTTTTTGCAAACATTATTAAAGCATCAACAGCAATCTTCATCGCATTTAATTCTTCACGCTTTTCCAAAGCAGACTTATCATTGTAAAAATCCAATCCAGAAAGACTTTCGTTGATATCTTTTCGAAAATCCTTAAATCCTTTCTTATAAATCTTATCATCAAGTACTGTGTGTCCAGGAGCTCGTTGTTCCATAAATTCGGTAAAGATTCCAGCCTCATAAGCATCTTTCCAATCCTGATCTAATTCACCGAAAATTCTATCACGCAAAGATCGCCCCATCCAAAATGGAATGATTTCGCTTTCCTGAAAACGCTTTGTTTCATCATCAACCTTAAAAGATATTTTTTCCCGTGTATCCAAAATTTCAAAGTCTTGTATTGAATGAGTACAAATTTCAGGATAAGTTGAAGTAGCTGCAGGTCGAGGTCCCCTTTCACCAACTATTAGTTCCCCATCATTTATGCAGAGTGCTTTGTTTTCCAATAAATATTTAAAAGCTAATGCTCTTGCTAAGGGTATAGAAACTCTTTCTGCTTTTCCACTCTTATAAAATTCAGTAATTAGTCTTGCTCTTTCAAGATCAATCGATGGAATTGCATTAAGAGTTTGTTCACGAAGTTTTTTTATTCTTTCGTACATTTTTACCCTTTCAAAGATACTTTTACATCAAGCGTATCAAATAATGATTTTATTTCTTGCAGTTTTTCATTGCTTTGGGTTTGGAGTTCGCCAAGCTTTGAAAGTGTATTGAATCGTTTATATTTTGATTCTGAAATTTTATTATACGGCAATAAATCAATTTGCCTGATATTTTTTAACGTTGCTAAAAAAGAGACTGTGTCATCCAAATTTTTTATTGTGTCCGTAATACCTGGAATCAATGGGATTCTTATTACTACTTTATTTCCTAGTTCTGTGAGATGTTTTAGATTATAAAGAATTAATTCATTTGAAACATCAGTAAATTTTATATGGTCATTCTCATTAACTAGTTTAATATCGTATAAAAAAATATCAGTATCCATATAGATTTTTTTAAAAGACTCAAATGGTGCATAACCTGAAGTATCAATTGCAGTTTTTAATCCAAGTGATTTACATTCTTTTAAACATTCACTAACAAATTTATGCTGTATTAGAGGTTCACCACCGGAAAACGTAACCCCTCCGGAAGACTGGTCATAAAATACTCGGTCTCTAACCAATTCATCAATTAATTCGTCAACCGAGTATTGCTTCCCGAAAATAGTATCTTCTAGACATTCTTTGTTAAAAG
The window above is part of the Ignavibacteriales bacterium genome. Proteins encoded here:
- a CDS encoding glycyl-radical enzyme activating protein, which codes for MNGLVFDIKRFALHDGPGIRTTVFLKGCSLRCWWCQNPESIREFSESYQVKSISSTFNKECLEDTIFGKQYSVDELIDELVRDRVFYDQSSGGVTFSGGEPLIQHKFVSECLKECKSLGLKTAIDTSGYAPFESFKKIYMDTDIFLYDIKLVNENDHIKFTDVSNELILYNLKHLTELGNKVVIRIPLIPGITDTIKNLDDTVSFLATLKNIRQIDLLPYNKISESKYKRFNTLSKLGELQTQSNEKLQEIKSLFDTLDVKVSLKG
- a CDS encoding glycyl radical protein, with protein sequence MYERIKKLREQTLNAIPSIDLERARLITEFYKSGKAERVSIPLARALAFKYLLENKALCINDGELIVGERGPRPAATSTYPEICTHSIQDFEILDTREKISFKVDDETKRFQESEIIPFWMGRSLRDRIFGELDQDWKDAYEAGIFTEFMEQRAPGHTVLDDKIYKKGFKDFRKDINESLSGLDFYNDKSALEKREELNAMKIAVDALIMFAKRYSNYLIDLAVKEKDFERKNELETLSGICNRVPENAPNTFWEALQYYWFVHIGVISELNTWDSFNPGRIDQHLYPFYKRDIESGLLNKDQAKELLESFWIKFHNQPAPPKVGVTAQESNTYTDFCLINLGGVTPYGEDGVNELTYLILDVIEEMRLLQPSSMVQVSKKNPDQFLRRTLNITKTGFGQPSIFNTEALIQEMLRVGKSLVDARNGGASGCVETGAFGKESYILTGYFNIPKVLEISLNNGLDIRTGKTIGIISDNSTNFNNYNDLIDVFKKQLMHFVNIKIKGNLIIERLWAQYLPAPFLSVLVDDCILNGRDYNEGGARYNTSYIQGVGMGTITDSLSSIKYNVYDQKKFTLNELLEAMKYNFKGFDKIRKAIWDETPKYGNDDHYADEILKEVFEIYFNAIDGRPNTKGGHYRINLLPTTCHVYFGSVIGATPDGRLAMKPVSEGISPVQGADRNGPTAVLKSAAKIDHLRTGGTLLNQKFTPQILEDETGIESVLHLIRSYFKMDGHHIQFNVVNADILRKAQKEPENYRDLIVRVAGYSDYFVNLGIDLQEEIIHRTEHSNF